Within Lolium rigidum isolate FL_2022 chromosome 5, APGP_CSIRO_Lrig_0.1, whole genome shotgun sequence, the genomic segment CTGGCAGGAAACATAAATGTAAAAGATGTGGACAATTAGGCCATCTTAAAAAGACATGCAAAGAGCCGGAGATTGATAGTGATGCTGATCGAGATGCAACTCCTCCTCCACGGTAATTATGTTATGGATCTCATTTTATTTCATTTGTTTCCATACCCCTTGCATACTAATTATGTGTGTTGCCTTGTAGTAAAAAACCAAAGGCTGAAGCAAGCATGGCAGCCACTTCTCCGAGAACACCAACTAAGCAATGTACTCATCATGTTACTCCTACTACAAGTCCAATGACAAGAAGCATGGCTGCAGCTATTGCGCATGCTTCTACACCTCCCAGTGCATCTACAAGGAGCAAATCTGTTGCGGCTAGTCCTCTTCAACGAATTTAGTGCATTTGGGTGTGAGAACCATGATATTTTGCTATGTATATGAAGTGTTGCGGTCTGAACTACTTTGGTGCTCTTTTGGTGATCTAAAACCACTATGTATTGCTGTTGAATATCTATCTAATATTGTCTATATATTTCTGTTCAAAGGTTGCTGAAATATACTGTCAAAATGCTACTGAAATATAGTAAAAATGCTGTTGAACTGCTGCTCATTGGTTGCTTAATAGGCTGTGCTGGAATGTTCTCAAATGGTGTTGAAATGCTCAAACAGTGCTGAATAGAATGTACTGACGTGTGAAAAGGTAAGGGTATCTGTGTCTTTATTTGAGAAAGTTAGTCTCAGTTAGTCACTAGTGGTAGCTTGGCATTGAAAAGTTGAAAAGAGTGGTATTTTGGCACTTTGGTTTTGAAGTGTGGTATTTTGGCACTTCCGGTTTTCATGTGTGGTATTTTGGCTATTCTCTCAATAAAGTGCCaactttttctcaaaaaaaagaagCTAAACGGACACTTGGATACTCAGTTGGGCTGAAAGGAAGCAGCGTATTAATGGACTTTGAGCCTGCGTACACTCTATGCAACTACACAACTCTTATGGACTTTGGGCCCTGCGTACACTCTCTATACACGCAAGACACGAGGCCTTTCAAGTTAGGGATCCAGAAGCTCTCTCACTCCAGCAGAAACAACAATGGCCAGTGAACtgctggcggcgccgccgccgaaaTCTTCGTCGGATCTGTCCACGACCACCACTGCCACTACCACCAGTACCGCCGCCaacggcaccaccaccaccacaaccatcACTACCGTCTCCGCCaacggcaccaccaccaccacaaccaccactaccgtctccaccaccaccacaaccacctGCAACGCCATCACCGcccccgccacctccaccgccatcaccgcccccGCCACCTCCACTGCTACCACCATATCCTCCCTCAGTGGCGACGACCTTCGCCAGATCTTCCTCCGCCTGCCGGACCTACcggccctcggccgcgccgcgctCACCTGCCGCTCATGGCTCGGCGCCGTCCGCTCATCCCCTGCCTTCCGCCGCTTGTTCCGTTCTCTCCACCCGGCGCCCCTCATCGGCCTCTTCATCGAATTGAACGGGTCCACCAGCCCCTTCTTCGCCCCCCTGCGCCTCCCCGATTACGATGTTGCCGCCGCCCTTCGCCGCGGCgacttcttcctcacttccctcCCACACTCGTTCTCGGGTTGGAGTGTCGCCGACTGCCGCGACGGTTACATCCTCCTATGGAACAGGATGGATAACAATCATCTATCCCTCGCTACCCTGAACCCCATGACCTGGGCCGTGGACATCCTCCCGTCGCCCCGCGGTATCGCAGCTGAGAGCCGCCGCAATTTCAGTGTAGCTGGTTTCCACCTGCAGTCCTCCGATGAGAACCCCTGCTTCTTTCGGGTAATCTGCGTCTGCAACGATCAGCGGAGGGTTCGTGCCGTCATCTTCTCGTCGGAGACGTGGGATTGGGTCATCCATCCCTGGGTGGATATCGGTGGAAACAATAGCCTGAAGTTCAAGGTTGGTTCACTGGTGGATGGTTCCATTTACTGGCCTTGCCACGGCGAAAGACGTATGATTAGGATCAACATCGACACCATGGATATCACCTCCGTAGATCTACCTGGGCAAGTGGAGGTGGATGGGTACATTTTCCAGGCTGGGAACACTAAGGATGGTGAGCTTTGCATTGTCTATGAATCTGTTTTTTTCCTCCATGTTTGGATCCGTAGTATGGATAGTGATGGAACTGAGATATGGGCGCCACAGAACATACGCAATTTGAGCGCAGAAATCGATCGGACAACTCACGGGATCACTCAGGACTTGCATGGCTTTATCAAAATTATGCAAGTTAGGTCTGGATACGTGCACTTTTCGATGACGGGCATGACCCCCGCTGGCACACAACACTGCTGGTTCTTCTCACTTTCTTTGGAGACCTTGAAGCTTGACTTACTGCTTGAGGGAAAATATGATGGCTATGCCTATCCGTATGTAATGGCCTGGCCTCCTTCTTTGGTTGCTGATGATGGGAGCATTGGGCATGATGCTGAAGGTTCTCACTGAATCCGCTCTGCAGCTGCATGTCATTTGCATaagaggagatgaatggaaaattgTCGGTATGACTTAACCATGATCGAGTACTTTGTTGATGCAAAAGAATATCTGGCTGGCATTGAAAACTGGAAGAtcattccttgcatcttatgtacTGATTATTCCCATGTAAACTGTGTGTTGCTTTGAAACTGTTGGTACAACGCTGGAGCTAATGAATTTTATGGGAGAATGGATTTCAACTCCTGTGTACTTTCTGTCAAATGCTGGTATGTTGCATTAGATGTTAGGCCCCTATTCACCAATTTGTGCCTACTGCTTGTGTTTGTGTCTGTCATATATTGAGAAACTAACCAGTACTGCTAGTTCTGGAAAAGTGATCATGATAAATTTTGAACATAGTGAACTTTATAACATGCATTTATGATTCTAACCTGAATACCCTTATACATATTACCTTCTGACAAGCAAGAACTTTGAATTGTCCCTGTCGGTAGCAATTTTTTTTTCTCCATTTTACTGCATGATCTCTTCATTTTTGAGGACACATTTTTGAGAAAGTTTCTGCTGCGCAAGCTCTTAACTTTTTAGGATCCTttttttcaagtttttttttgttgcatgTCAGCATGTGCAACTATAGTAATATAAAATGACTTTTAAGTGCTTAACTATTTTTTTACATGTTTCCCACCTAACTTTTATAATGGCTAGTGATGACTTGGTATAGTTGTATTTCAGTTCACAATGTTAATTAGGCAGTCGGTACCTTGGTTGACTAGACATGAAAGAGTTTTGCAAGTACTTAGAGCCAGCTCATGCTCTTGCAGTCTTGCACCTCATATGCGAAGCGCTGCGAATTTGCAATTTCACACCTGCCAGCTCCCCTAGAAttaaggcatctccagcggcgtgacgtCGACCGTTTGCCTCCGCCGGAccgaaaaatgcgtctggcaccacctctatCGGGGCAACGcatagtgatcgggccgtccgcgacgACGCAAacttggcccaaatatgcgctaggtttgcgtctctgcggacgcagcAGTCGTCCgtccggtcctcgcacgggcccgcctggcaggggcacaactgcttcgtcttccgcggcattacttacgGACGACGCGCTGCAGCCTTTCCACGGCTGCGTTAATGGcgagcctcggcttccgcgagcgtgcgcagctaggcggcgttgcagtggcaggacattgaaggcgagatggcgtccgacggtccgagcctcttaaagggacgctgtcgGCGTCTATTtccccgaccacaccattgctacagcccacactatccacccgaccgacgccatgggaaagaaatgTTGGCCGTTCCGCATGACCAAGAACAACCACGAGGCTAgtggctcgcggtccggcaagaaggcacgggtcggccggtacgttcACGCGGCAGCTGTCAGAGGAAAACCGGCatgtaccatggccggacgcgagaccaagaacgaccacgaggacgCGAACGAGGACGTGGTCATGGCAGACTACGACCATGACGGgcaggccggcgtgggatccggagacccagccgacgGACATTACCgaagaggaggccattgccatggcactggccaacatcgAGCAGGACGagatcaacgagctcgctttgtgggatgggctcgcaatccagctctgcGAGTCCACGCTcacgcaggggaggccggcgactcctccggccacgccgacgcgttccaacgaccgcgctccggcGGCTGCTCCGGCCTGGGATCCCTGACCACAGCCTACTGCGCATGCGACGGTACCTCCACCGCTGGCGTACgatcttccatggccgacgccggagttcattgacctcgtcagcgacgacgagcagtagGCTGCATCTACTTTTATCACGCCTTTATGGCCTTTgtatgttttttattaatgtaaattatgacttCATGAATGGAAAAAAAATACGTCGTGCTGTTGGAGCCactcccgacgcaaacggataagCGGCGCGTCCGTTTGAGCGTTCGAAATGCGTCGCGTCACTGGAGATTGCCCTAACCCCTTTCTGCTGTTTCCATGATTTGGACATTCTTTGACCAACTGTGTCGTTCCATTTAACTGGTGAAGCTC encodes:
- the LOC124651317 gene encoding uncharacterized protein LOC124651317, with product MASELLAAPPPKSSSDLSTTTTATTTSTAANGTTTTTTITTVSANGTTTTTTTTTVSTTTTTTCNAITAPATSTAITAPATSTATTISSLSGDDLRQIFLRLPDLPALGRAALTCRSWLGAVRSSPAFRRLFRSLHPAPLIGLFIELNGSTSPFFAPLRLPDYDVAAALRRGDFFLTSLPHSFSGWSVADCRDGYILLWNRMDNNHLSLATLNPMTWAVDILPSPRGIAAESRRNFSVAGFHLQSSDENPCFFRVICVCNDQRRVRAVIFSSETWDWVIHPWVDIGGNNSLKFKVGSLVDGSIYWPCHGERRMIRINIDTMDITSVDLPGQVEVDGYIFQAGNTKDGELCIVYESVFFLHVWIRSMDSDGTEIWAPQNIRNLSAEIDRTTHGITQDLHGFIKIMQVRSGYVHFSMTGMTPAGTQHCWFFSLSLETLKLDLLLEGKYDGYAYPYVMAWPPSLVADDGSIGHDAEGSH